Proteins co-encoded in one Amia ocellicauda isolate fAmiCal2 chromosome 11, fAmiCal2.hap1, whole genome shotgun sequence genomic window:
- the LOC136762705 gene encoding DAP3-binding cell death enhancer 1-like — CCTGLENAKRGDYQTAFLCFLAAANQGYSKAQFSAGVCYETGRGVVRDIEKAALYYRQAAAAGHSRAQFRYAKYLLHSKAQPDADDTHKAIALLEEAAGSGLREAQAYLGALFSREPCRDGKKAVKFLRMAAKSGDSHSQFNLGQCYETGFGVQQCHITAVDHYQQAAAAGSRQAHHILTAIYGQGERGSGLSEDVLLRSISSSPCFSTAGGFCHGSDSPVRIEDLTGPRCLTPTLAHSWSTGSISTRPVMYSVSDLSAELSETKKSLTTNLRSQPAPCTWTIGVG, encoded by the exons TGCTGCACAGGTTTGGAAAATGCCAAGAGAGGAGACTACCAGACTGCTTTCTTGTGTTTCCTGGCTGCTGCAAATCAAGGCTACAGCAAAGCCCAGTTCAGTGCTGGCGTTTGCTACGAGACAGGAAGAGGAGTCGTGAGAGATATTGAAAAG GCTGCTCTGTATTACAGGCAGGCTGCAGCTGCGGGACACAGCCGAGCTCAGTTCAGATACGCCAAGTACCTTCTGCACAGCAAAGCACAGCCAGATGCCGATGACACTCATAAAGCCATCGCACTGCTGGAAGAGGCGGCTGGTTCTGGGCTGAGAGAG GCCCAGGCTTACCTCGGAGCACTGTTCTCTCGAGAGCCTTGCAGAGACGGCAAAAAGGCGGTAAAGTTCCTGCGAATGGCTGCAAAGAGTGGG GACTCCCacagtcagttcaatctgggGCAGTGCTATGAGACGGGTTTCGGGGTGCAGCAGTGCCACATCACTGCCGTGGATCATTACCAGCAAGCGGCCGCGGCGGGGAGCAGGCAGGCGCACCACATCCTCACAGCCATCTACGGTCAGGGGGAGAGAG GGAGCGGCCTTTCAGAGGACGTCCTTCTCCGATCCATCAGTTCCTCTCCCTGCTTCTCCACAGCAGGCGGTTTCTGCCACGGGTCCGACAGTCCTGTGAGGATCGAAGATCTCACAGGTCCACGGTGCCTCACCCCGACTCTTGCCCATTCATGGAGCACTGGCAGCATCTCCACACGCCCAGTCATGTATTCTGTCTCAGACCTGTCTGCCGAGCTCTCTGAAACCAAGAAGTCACTAACCACCAATCTCCGGTCCCAGCCTGCTCCCTGCACGTGGACGATAGGGGTTGGGTAG